From Candidatus Endomicrobium procryptotermitis:
ACGATGTCTAACGCTTTTTCGACTTTTTCTTTTAAAGTCATAGTTTATCACCTCTTTCTTTATGAATTATTTAAAATAATCCGACGGAAAGATTTCTTTAATCCAGGCCAAAGTTTTACCGCCGCTTGTTATTTTATATTCTCTGCTTAAAAATTCCGTTTCATTTTTAAATATGTCTTTTAACATGTCGTTGCCGGGTTCAATGTTTACTCTTACGACTTCTCTTCTCGATTCAATATTATGCTTTCTGAGAACTCTGCCTATCGGAATATCTGAAAAAAGCATATCTGTTTTAAAATCCCCACGTAATATTGCATCAGGAATAAAAGATTCAGCATAAATTAAAGGCCGCCCATTTTTATGCATTAAAATAACGCGGCAGCTTACTTTTTCCCCTTCGTCAATATCGCAGAGTTTCGAGAGCGATTTGTCCGCCTTTTTCGTTTCCCTGCTCAATATTTTGATCGCCGTTTTTCCGTTTAAAATGTCCAGTATAGT
This genomic window contains:
- a CDS encoding chorismate pyruvate-lyase family protein, encoding MNGNEADINVLEEIEKLKKKTGKLSSVEKILLSTDGTVTTILDILNGKTAIKILSRETKKADKSLSKLCDIDEGEKVSCRVILMHKNGRPLIYAESFIPDAILRGDFKTDMLFSDIPIGRVLRKHNIESRREVVRVNIEPGNDMLKDIFKNETEFLSREYKITSGGKTLAWIKEIFPSDYFK